From Rutidosis leptorrhynchoides isolate AG116_Rl617_1_P2 chromosome 3, CSIRO_AGI_Rlap_v1, whole genome shotgun sequence, a single genomic window includes:
- the LOC139897579 gene encoding UDP-glycosyltransferase 75C1-like, with protein sequence MTTHQKILIVAYSGQGHIHPAIRLANRLIQIGADVTLCTSMSVVRRIDKKAIPQGLTFDPFSDGHDNGRQPTTSLLQYIADFETNGTTAVTEIIRSASAAGQPFDYLVYTTVIPWAAHVAKTHGIKPALLWCQSATILDIYYYYFNDYQSLISSNINNPTFPINLPGLPPLTIGDLSSFMFSSCPVDYKFILTIMKDHIDVLEITSTILVNTFNELEISSIRAIEKLNFQPIGPLIPLEFLEEHGSWELTSDFFDKPEDDYIQWLNKQSKLSVVYVSFGTIASFSMEQLEEVANGLLEIGRPFLWVIRDGEKAGKLSKLEELQKLGMIVGWCSQVMVLGHESIGCFVMHGGWNSTLESLVAAIPTVVFPQWSDQLNDAKMLQDVWKTGIKVKSREGDGVLEGKEMKRCVEIVMGNKEMKRNAEKWRDLAKEALKINGGSSIVNLKAFLDNGCN encoded by the coding sequence ATGACAACACACCAAAAAATCCTAATCGTAGCCTATTCAGGACAAGGCCACATCCACCCAGCTATACGGTTAGCAAACCGGCTAATCCAAATCGGTGCTGATGTCACCTTGTGCACTAGTATGTCTGTTGTTCGACGCATCGATAAGAAAGCCATCCCACAAGGGCTAACGTTCGATCCATTTTCTGATGGCCACGATAATGGAAGACAACCAACAACCTCACTATTACAATATATCGCAGATTTTGAAACAAATGGTACTACAGCCGTTACAGAAATCATCCGTTCTGCATCGGCTGCTGGTCAACCATTTGACTATTTGGTCTACACCACTGTTATACCTTGGGCGGCACACGTTGCGAAAACTCACGGTATTAAACCTGCCCTTCTATGGTGCCAGTCGGCTACTATCTTAGATATTTATTACTACTATTTCAATGATTATCAAAGTTTGAtatctagtaatattaataatccaACGTTTCCAATTAATTTACCTGGATTACCACCATTAACCATTGGTGATTTGTCGTCGTTTATGTTTTCTTCATGTCCCGTGGATTACAAATTTATTCTTACAATTATGAAAGATCATATTGATGTGCTTGAAATAACTTCAACAATACTTGTAAACACTTTCAATGAGCTAGAAATTAGTTCAATTAGAGCAATTGAAAAACTTAATTTCCAACCAATTGGACCTTTAATCCCTTTGGAGTTCCTTGAAGAACATGGTTCATGGGAGTTAACTAGCGATTTCTTCGATAAACCAGAGGACGATTACATCCAATGGTTAAACAAGCAATCAAAGTTGTCAGTTGTATATGTTTCATTTGGAACTATAGCATCTTTTTCAATGGAACAACTAGAGGAGGTAGCAAATGGGTTGTTAGAGATTGGTAGGCCGTTTTTATGGGTGATAAGAGATGGCGAAAAAGCAGGAAAATTAAGCAAGTTAGAGGAACTTCAAAaactcgggatgattgtcggttggtgcTCACAAGTTATGGTATTGGGCCATGAATCAATTGGGTGTTTTGTGATGCATGGTGGGTGGAATTCTACGCTTGAGTCGTTGGTGGCCGCTATTCCTACAGTTGTGTTTCCACAATGGTCGGATCAATTAAACGACGCGAAGATGCTTCAAGATGTGTGGAAAACGGGAATTAAGGTGAAGAGTAGGGAGGGAGATGGAGTGTTAGAAGGAAAAGAGATGAAGAGATGTGTAGAAATAGTGATGGGAAATAAAGAGATGAAGAGAAATGCAGAAAAATGGAGGGATTTGGCTAAAGAAGCTCTCAAGATTAATGGTGGATCGTCTATTGTTAACCTCAAAGCATTCTTGGACAATGGTTGTAATTGA